One window of Lawsonibacter asaccharolyticus genomic DNA carries:
- a CDS encoding LexA repressor, which translates to MEKLTAKQQKIYDYIQTFSAEHGYPPSVREIGAAVGLKSPSTVHFHLKGLEEAGVIIKAEGKTRAITLSGTGRPVAEEQDPHADQIPVVGSVAAGSPILAEECIEDYLTFDTQGLSGEHFALRVRGESMLDAGILPGDLVVVHRQQEVHSGEIVVALFEDEATVKTYRRKDGHVWLMPANDDYTPIDGDRAEILGKVVAVVRRY; encoded by the coding sequence ATGGAGAAACTCACTGCGAAGCAGCAGAAGATCTACGACTACATCCAGACCTTTTCCGCGGAACATGGCTATCCCCCTTCTGTCCGTGAGATCGGCGCGGCTGTGGGTCTCAAGTCCCCCTCCACCGTCCATTTCCATCTGAAGGGGCTGGAGGAGGCTGGCGTCATCATCAAGGCAGAGGGCAAGACCCGGGCCATCACCCTGTCCGGCACCGGCCGGCCGGTGGCGGAGGAGCAGGACCCCCACGCCGATCAGATCCCGGTGGTGGGCAGTGTGGCTGCCGGCTCCCCCATCCTGGCGGAGGAGTGCATTGAGGACTACCTCACCTTTGATACCCAGGGCCTGTCCGGGGAGCACTTCGCCCTGCGGGTGCGGGGGGAATCTATGCTGGACGCCGGCATCCTGCCCGGGGACTTAGTGGTGGTCCACCGCCAGCAGGAAGTCCACAGCGGTGAGATCGTGGTGGCCCTGTTTGAGGATGAGGCCACCGTCAAGACCTATCGCCGGAAGGACGGCCATGTGTGGCTCATGCCGGCCAACGACGACTATACCCCCATCGACGGCGACCGGGCCGAGATCCTGGGCAAGGTGGTGGCGGTAGTCCGCCGCTACTGA
- a CDS encoding acetyl-CoA carboxylase carboxyl transferase, translated as MAEILTAAQRVVLARHIARPGTADFIAALFTDFFEQKGDRQNREDPSILGGIALYKGHPVTVIGHRKGKTLEENVAYNFGMPGPEGYRKAQRLMDQAEKFKRPVITFVDTPGAYPGLEAEARGQGEAIASTIARMSCLTVPVVTVVIGEGGSGGALALAVANRVLMLENAVYSILSPEGFASILWKDAGRSGEAAELMRMTAADLLELGVADEVIPEPEGGAHSDPQEVFEAVDRSLSAALARVVKEGSFAARRQEKFRRMGSAAPWKENP; from the coding sequence GTGGCTGAGATCCTGACCGCAGCCCAGCGGGTGGTGCTGGCCCGGCATATTGCCCGGCCCGGGACGGCGGACTTTATTGCTGCCCTGTTTACCGACTTTTTTGAGCAGAAAGGGGACCGGCAGAACCGGGAGGACCCCAGCATCCTGGGGGGCATCGCCCTCTACAAGGGGCACCCTGTGACGGTGATCGGACACCGGAAGGGCAAGACTCTGGAGGAAAATGTGGCCTACAACTTCGGTATGCCGGGGCCGGAGGGATACCGCAAGGCCCAGAGGCTGATGGACCAGGCGGAGAAATTCAAGCGCCCGGTCATCACCTTTGTGGACACGCCGGGGGCTTATCCAGGGCTGGAGGCCGAGGCCCGGGGGCAGGGCGAGGCCATCGCCTCCACCATCGCCCGGATGAGCTGCCTCACCGTCCCGGTGGTCACTGTGGTCATCGGCGAGGGGGGCAGCGGCGGCGCGCTGGCGCTGGCCGTGGCCAACCGGGTGCTGATGCTGGAGAACGCGGTGTACTCCATCCTCTCCCCCGAGGGGTTCGCCTCCATCCTGTGGAAGGACGCCGGCCGCAGCGGGGAGGCGGCGGAACTGATGCGCATGACTGCCGCCGACCTGCTGGAGCTGGGGGTGGCGGATGAGGTGATCCCCGAGCCGGAGGGCGGGGCCCACAGTGACCCCCAGGAGGTGTTTGAGGCGGTGGACCGCAGCCTGTCCGCCGCCCTGGCCCGGGTGGTCAAAGAGGGCAGCTTTGCCGCCCGCCGGCAGGAGAAATTTCGCAGAATGGGGAGCGCCGCCCCCTGGAAGGAGAATCCATGA
- a CDS encoding acetyl-CoA carboxylase carboxyl transferase, with protein MEEIFARRKARLMELRARRKGEDGEPKRLAARPVFDKCPSCGAVVPKTELSHSLYVCTKCGYHHTIGAYLRLAMLLDSKSFRELDQDLVAPNVLGFPGYEEKLERQRDKTGLMEAVVTARGRVEGRSVAAAALDSRFFMGSMGAAVGEKVTRCVEYAQRNRLPLIIFSASGGARMQEGILSLMQMAKTSAAIQRFREAGGLYISFLTHPTTGGVTASFASLGDITLAEPGALIGFAGPRVIEQTIGQTLPEGFQRSEYLEEHGFVDRIVPRGEMRATISKLLRLHEKGGTFRG; from the coding sequence ATGGAAGAGATCTTTGCCCGCCGGAAGGCCCGGCTGATGGAGCTGCGGGCCCGGCGGAAGGGGGAGGACGGCGAGCCCAAAAGGCTGGCGGCCCGGCCTGTGTTCGATAAGTGCCCCAGCTGCGGGGCGGTGGTGCCCAAGACGGAACTGTCCCACAGCCTGTATGTCTGTACGAAGTGCGGATACCACCACACCATCGGGGCCTACCTGCGGCTGGCCATGCTGCTGGACTCCAAGAGCTTCCGGGAGCTGGACCAGGACCTGGTGGCCCCCAATGTGCTGGGTTTCCCCGGATATGAGGAGAAGCTGGAGCGCCAGCGGGATAAGACTGGCCTGATGGAGGCGGTGGTCACCGCCCGGGGCCGGGTGGAGGGCCGCAGCGTGGCCGCCGCCGCCCTGGACAGCCGCTTCTTTATGGGCAGCATGGGAGCGGCCGTGGGGGAGAAGGTGACACGCTGCGTGGAATATGCCCAGCGGAACAGGCTGCCCCTCATCATTTTCTCCGCCAGCGGCGGGGCCCGGATGCAGGAGGGGATCCTCTCCCTGATGCAGATGGCCAAGACCTCCGCCGCCATCCAGCGCTTCCGGGAGGCGGGCGGGCTGTACATCTCCTTTCTGACCCACCCCACCACCGGCGGGGTCACCGCTTCCTTCGCCTCCCTGGGGGACATCACCCTGGCGGAGCCGGGGGCCCTCATCGGCTTTGCCGGCCCTCGGGTCATCGAGCAGACCATCGGACAGACTCTGCCGGAGGGATTCCAGCGCTCGGAGTACCTGGAGGAGCACGGCTTTGTAGACCGGATCGTCCCCCGGGGCGAGATGCGGGCCACCATCTCCAAACTGCTGCGCCTGCACGAGAAAGGAGGGACGTTCCGTGGCTGA
- a CDS encoding 30S ribosomal protein S18, giving the protein MPMDRDNRGPRGRKRRKVCAFCVDKVECIDYKDAAKLRRYISERAKILPRRTTGTCAMHQRQLTEAIKRARQVALLPYVTD; this is encoded by the coding sequence ATGCCTATGGATCGTGATAACCGGGGCCCTCGCGGCCGCAAGCGCCGCAAGGTCTGCGCCTTCTGCGTGGACAAGGTGGAGTGCATCGACTATAAGGACGCCGCCAAGCTGCGCCGTTATATCTCCGAGCGGGCCAAAATCCTGCCCCGCCGCACCACCGGCACCTGCGCCATGCATCAGCGCCAGCTGACTGAGGCCATCAAGCGCGCCCGTCAGGTCGCCCTGCTGCCCTACGTCACTGACTGA
- a CDS encoding enoyl-[acyl-carrier-protein] reductase codes for MKLNELLGTEFPFIQGGMANIATGEFAAAVSNAGALGLIGAGGMTPDSLRENIRRCRELTARPFGVNVMLMHPQVEEMVRVVAEERVMVVTTGAGNPGAYIPVWKEYGAKVLPVVPAVAVAKVAERAGADAVIAEGTESGGHVGELTTMALVPQVCDAVDLPVVAAGGIADGRQLLAAYALGACGAQVGTCLLVSQECPIHENYKQAILKAKDSGTIVTGRIAGTPVRILKNQMARTYVSKERAGATMMELEQYTLGSLRRAVFDGDTKTGSLMAGQVAGMLHEIKPLRQIFEELSAGCDRRLAELRG; via the coding sequence ATGAAATTGAATGAGCTTTTGGGGACGGAGTTCCCCTTTATCCAGGGCGGCATGGCCAACATCGCCACCGGTGAATTTGCCGCCGCCGTCTCCAACGCTGGGGCCCTGGGCCTGATCGGCGCGGGCGGCATGACACCGGACAGCCTGCGGGAGAACATCCGCCGGTGCCGAGAACTGACCGCCAGGCCCTTCGGCGTCAATGTGATGCTGATGCACCCCCAGGTGGAAGAGATGGTCCGGGTGGTGGCGGAGGAGCGGGTGATGGTGGTCACCACCGGCGCGGGCAACCCCGGCGCCTATATCCCTGTCTGGAAGGAGTACGGCGCCAAAGTGCTCCCCGTGGTCCCCGCGGTGGCGGTGGCTAAGGTGGCGGAGCGGGCCGGCGCAGACGCGGTCATCGCCGAGGGCACCGAGTCCGGCGGACACGTGGGTGAGCTGACCACCATGGCCTTGGTTCCCCAGGTGTGCGACGCCGTGGATCTGCCCGTAGTGGCCGCCGGCGGCATCGCCGACGGCCGGCAGCTGCTGGCCGCCTATGCCCTGGGGGCCTGCGGCGCCCAAGTGGGCACCTGCCTGCTGGTCAGCCAGGAGTGCCCCATTCATGAAAACTATAAGCAGGCCATCCTGAAAGCCAAGGACAGCGGCACCATCGTCACCGGCCGGATCGCCGGCACCCCGGTACGCATCCTGAAGAATCAGATGGCCCGCACCTATGTCTCCAAAGAGCGGGCCGGCGCCACCATGATGGAGCTCGAGCAGTACACCCTGGGCAGCCTGCGCCGGGCTGTCTTTGACGGGGACACCAAGACGGGAAGCCTGATGGCCGGACAGGTGGCCGGGATGCTCCACGAGATCAAGCCCCTGCGGCAGATCTTCGAGGAGCTCTCCGCGGGCTGCGACCGCCGCCTGGCGGAGCTGAGAGGATAA
- a CDS encoding 3-oxoacyl-(acyl-carrier-protein) reductase — protein sequence MSLKGKVALVTGGSRGIGRAVCLELARQGADVAVNYAGNEAAAQETAQACRELGVRAVVLRADVADAAACDAMVAQVLEQLGRLDILVNNAGITRDGLMLRMPEADWDAVLDTNLKGAFHCMRAAYKTMMRQKSGRVVNISSVVGLRGNAGQTNYSASKAGLIGLSKSLAKELATRNVTVNVVAPGFITTDMTDALPEGAREALLSTIPMKRLGAAEDVARAVAFFAGEGAGYVTGQVLCVDGGMAV from the coding sequence ATGAGCTTGAAGGGAAAAGTGGCCCTGGTCACCGGCGGGAGCCGGGGGATCGGCCGGGCGGTCTGTCTGGAGCTGGCCCGCCAGGGGGCGGACGTGGCGGTGAACTACGCCGGGAACGAGGCTGCGGCCCAGGAGACGGCCCAGGCGTGCCGGGAGCTGGGCGTGCGGGCAGTGGTCCTCCGGGCCGATGTGGCTGACGCTGCGGCCTGCGACGCAATGGTGGCTCAGGTGCTGGAGCAGCTGGGCCGGCTGGACATCCTGGTGAACAACGCAGGCATCACCCGGGACGGCCTGATGCTGCGGATGCCCGAGGCAGACTGGGACGCGGTGCTGGACACCAACCTAAAGGGGGCCTTCCACTGTATGCGGGCCGCCTATAAGACCATGATGCGCCAGAAGAGCGGCCGGGTAGTCAACATCAGCAGCGTAGTGGGCCTGCGGGGCAACGCCGGCCAGACCAACTACTCCGCCAGCAAGGCGGGTCTCATTGGTCTGTCCAAGTCCCTGGCCAAGGAGCTGGCCACCCGGAACGTCACCGTCAACGTGGTGGCCCCTGGCTTTATCACCACCGATATGACCGATGCCCTGCCGGAGGGGGCGCGGGAGGCCCTGCTGTCCACCATCCCCATGAAGCGGCTGGGCGCGGCGGAGGACGTGGCCCGGGCGGTGGCCTTCTTTGCCGGCGAGGGCGCCGGCTATGTCACGGGCCAGGTGCTGTGCGTGGACGGAGGAATGGCGGTTTGA
- a CDS encoding transcriptional regulator — MLEKDFNEVYTKFKLHFYRAVFGRFKRREATLTTVETFCMEIILALGEPTVNEFSNFVGISPPNAAYKINSLVQKGYVEKRQSQEDKREYHLVATQKYLDYYNISYHYLNTVMSRIRARFSPEDVAKLEGMLEIISRELMPEIPLGDQIHQAEQA; from the coding sequence TTGCTGGAGAAGGATTTTAACGAGGTGTACACCAAATTCAAGCTACATTTTTACCGGGCGGTGTTCGGGCGTTTCAAGCGGCGGGAGGCCACGCTGACCACAGTGGAGACCTTCTGCATGGAGATCATCCTGGCCCTGGGGGAGCCCACGGTGAACGAGTTTTCTAATTTCGTGGGCATCTCTCCCCCCAACGCGGCCTACAAGATCAACAGCCTGGTCCAGAAGGGGTATGTAGAAAAGCGGCAGTCCCAGGAGGATAAGCGGGAGTACCACCTGGTGGCGACCCAGAAGTATCTGGATTATTACAACATCAGCTATCATTATCTCAACACTGTCATGAGCCGTATCCGGGCCCGCTTTTCCCCGGAGGACGTGGCCAAGCTGGAGGGGATGCTGGAGATCATCTCCCGGGAGCTGATGCCCGAGATCCCCCTGGGGGACCAGATCCATCAAGCAGAACAGGCATAA
- a CDS encoding beta-hydroxyacyl-[acyl-carrier-protein] codes for MELDANQIQEILPHRPPFLLVDRITGGEPGVWAQGIKCVTVNEPFFAGHFPGYHVMPGVLIMEALAQVGAVAILSLPENKGKLAFFGGIKNARFKRQVVPGDVLELRCELTRQVGSVGFGKAEARVNGKLAAQGELTFAVAQPGDP; via the coding sequence ATGGAGCTTGACGCCAATCAGATCCAGGAGATCCTGCCCCACCGCCCGCCCTTTCTGCTGGTGGACCGCATCACCGGCGGAGAGCCCGGCGTCTGGGCCCAGGGCATCAAATGCGTCACTGTGAACGAGCCCTTCTTCGCGGGCCACTTTCCGGGGTATCACGTGATGCCCGGAGTGCTCATTATGGAAGCGCTGGCCCAGGTGGGGGCTGTGGCTATCCTGTCCCTGCCGGAGAACAAGGGGAAGCTGGCCTTCTTCGGGGGGATCAAGAACGCTCGGTTCAAGCGCCAGGTGGTGCCCGGAGACGTGCTGGAGCTGCGCTGTGAGCTGACCCGCCAGGTGGGCAGCGTGGGCTTCGGCAAGGCGGAGGCCCGGGTGAACGGCAAGCTGGCGGCCCAGGGAGAATTGACCTTCGCTGTTGCACAGCCGGGCGATCCCTGA
- a CDS encoding 3-oxoacyl-[acyl-carrier-protein] synthase II gives MSRRKETAMEKRRVVITGLGAVTPLGHTARETWEAAKAGVCGIAPITLYDHSAQKVSLAGEVKEFDPSGVLEKKEIRRMDRFAQFAVTAAAEAMAHSGLDLEREDRARIGVALSSGIGGIGTLQTSCETGQSRGFDRVSPFFIPMVITNLAAGHIAIRFGLHGMCICPVAACAGGANAVGDAFRHIRDGYAEVMVAGGAEASITPLAMGGFTSMSALTDASDSSRASIPFDKERSGFVMGEGAAVLILEELEHARARGAQILGEITGYGATCDAYHITAPDPEGAWSAACMEQALADAGLAPEAVDYINAHGTSTPLNDSGETAAIRRVFGAHADRLMVSSTKSMTGHLLGASGAVEAALCVLALKDGFVPATINYQVPDPACDLDIVPNEGREADIRCAISNSLGFGGHNACLVFQKWEG, from the coding sequence TTGAGCCGCAGAAAGGAAACTGCTATGGAAAAAAGACGAGTAGTTATCACCGGCCTGGGCGCGGTCACCCCCCTGGGCCATACCGCCCGGGAAACCTGGGAGGCGGCCAAAGCGGGTGTGTGCGGTATCGCCCCCATCACCCTCTATGACCACTCCGCCCAGAAGGTGTCCCTGGCCGGCGAGGTGAAGGAGTTCGACCCCTCCGGCGTGCTGGAGAAGAAGGAGATCCGGCGGATGGACCGCTTCGCCCAGTTTGCCGTGACGGCGGCCGCGGAGGCCATGGCCCACAGCGGCCTGGATCTGGAGCGGGAGGACAGGGCCCGGATCGGCGTCGCCCTGTCCAGCGGCATCGGCGGCATCGGCACCCTCCAGACCTCCTGCGAGACTGGGCAGAGCCGGGGCTTTGACCGGGTCTCCCCCTTCTTCATCCCAATGGTGATCACCAACCTGGCGGCCGGCCATATCGCCATCCGCTTCGGACTGCACGGCATGTGCATCTGCCCGGTGGCGGCCTGCGCCGGCGGCGCCAATGCGGTGGGTGACGCTTTCCGCCACATCCGGGACGGCTACGCCGAGGTGATGGTGGCCGGCGGAGCCGAGGCCTCCATCACGCCCCTGGCCATGGGCGGATTCACCTCCATGAGCGCCCTGACCGACGCCTCCGATTCCAGCCGTGCCTCCATCCCCTTTGACAAGGAGCGCAGCGGCTTCGTCATGGGCGAGGGGGCCGCGGTGCTGATCCTGGAGGAGCTGGAGCACGCCAGGGCCCGAGGGGCCCAGATCCTGGGCGAGATCACCGGCTACGGCGCCACCTGCGACGCCTACCACATCACCGCCCCTGACCCGGAGGGCGCCTGGAGCGCCGCCTGCATGGAGCAGGCCCTGGCCGATGCCGGCCTGGCCCCGGAGGCGGTGGACTACATCAACGCCCACGGCACCTCCACCCCCCTCAACGACAGCGGGGAGACCGCCGCCATCCGCCGGGTGTTCGGCGCCCACGCGGACCGGCTGATGGTCAGCTCCACTAAGTCCATGACCGGCCACCTGCTGGGAGCCAGCGGCGCGGTGGAGGCTGCCCTGTGTGTGTTGGCCCTGAAGGATGGGTTTGTCCCCGCCACCATCAACTATCAGGTCCCGGACCCGGCCTGTGACCTGGACATCGTGCCCAACGAGGGCCGGGAGGCGGACATCCGCTGCGCCATATCCAATTCTCTGGGCTTCGGCGGGCACAACGCCTGCCTGGTGTTCCAGAAGTGGGAGGGCTGA
- a CDS encoding malonyl-CoA--acyl carrier protein transacylase gives MKLAFLYAGQGTQHPGMGQDLYETYPAFRQVLDSAQLDFDLKELCFEGPEEKLSQTQYTQPCMVAFAAGVTAVLREKGIIPEVAAGLSLGEYSALQAAGVFDSKTAVELVAFRGKAMAQAVQDRPCGMAAVLMLGREQLAECCRQAGEAGVVEIANYNCPTQLVIAGDAAAVEKAGELALQAGAKRVVPLKVSGPFHTSLMAPAGEALAEKFRSVAFGEMSFPVLFNCKGGPMEAGETIPELLVRQVQSSVYLEDTIRAMAGMGVDTIVEIGPGKALSAFVKKTEKGIKTYAVETVEDIEKLCEALKGEQA, from the coding sequence ATGAAATTGGCCTTTTTATATGCGGGGCAGGGCACCCAGCACCCGGGAATGGGGCAGGACCTGTACGAGACTTATCCCGCCTTCCGGCAGGTGCTGGACAGCGCCCAGCTGGACTTTGACCTGAAAGAGCTGTGCTTCGAGGGACCGGAGGAGAAACTGTCCCAGACCCAGTACACCCAGCCCTGCATGGTGGCCTTTGCCGCCGGGGTGACGGCGGTGCTGCGGGAGAAGGGGATCATCCCGGAGGTGGCCGCCGGCCTGAGCCTGGGCGAGTACTCCGCCCTCCAGGCCGCCGGGGTGTTCGACTCCAAGACGGCGGTGGAGCTGGTTGCCTTCCGAGGGAAAGCCATGGCCCAGGCGGTGCAGGACCGGCCCTGCGGCATGGCCGCGGTGCTGATGCTGGGCCGGGAGCAGCTGGCGGAGTGCTGCCGTCAGGCCGGAGAGGCCGGTGTGGTGGAGATCGCCAACTACAACTGCCCCACCCAGCTGGTCATCGCCGGGGACGCCGCCGCCGTGGAGAAGGCGGGTGAGCTGGCCCTCCAGGCGGGGGCCAAGCGGGTGGTGCCGCTGAAGGTGAGCGGCCCCTTCCACACCTCCCTGATGGCGCCCGCGGGGGAGGCTTTGGCGGAAAAGTTCCGCAGCGTCGCCTTTGGGGAGATGAGCTTCCCGGTGCTGTTCAACTGCAAGGGCGGTCCCATGGAGGCGGGAGAGACCATCCCGGAGCTGCTGGTGCGCCAGGTTCAGAGCAGCGTCTATCTGGAGGACACCATCCGCGCCATGGCGGGGATGGGCGTGGACACCATCGTGGAGATCGGGCCGGGCAAGGCTCTGTCCGCATTTGTGAAAAAGACGGAAAAGGGCATCAAGACCTACGCGGTGGAGACGGTGGAGGACATCGAGAAGCTGTGTGAGGCGCTGAAAGGAGAGCAGGCATGA
- a CDS encoding single-stranded DNA-binding protein, producing the protein MLNKIILMGRLTRDPELRHTQTGTAVASFSLAVDRDFKDKATGDRTTDFIDVVAWRQTGEFVSRYFTKGRMAVVEGRLQIRDWTDKDGNKRRSAEVVADNVYFGDSKRDAESAGPYSGGYSAPSGGRSPAPSGFGAPDMGDQFAELSDDDGELPF; encoded by the coding sequence ATGCTCAACAAGATCATCCTCATGGGTCGTCTGACCCGTGACCCCGAGCTCCGGCACACCCAGACCGGGACGGCTGTGGCCTCCTTTTCTCTGGCAGTGGACCGGGACTTTAAGGACAAGGCCACCGGCGACCGCACCACCGATTTCATTGATGTGGTTGCCTGGCGGCAGACCGGCGAGTTTGTCAGCCGCTACTTCACCAAGGGCCGCATGGCCGTGGTGGAGGGCCGCCTCCAGATCCGCGACTGGACGGACAAGGACGGCAACAAGCGCCGCAGTGCCGAGGTGGTTGCCGATAACGTCTATTTCGGTGACTCCAAGCGGGACGCGGAATCCGCCGGCCCGTACAGCGGGGGCTATTCCGCCCCTTCCGGCGGGCGTTCTCCCGCCCCCTCCGGCTTCGGCGCCCCCGACATGGGCGACCAGTTTGCCGAGCTTTCTGATGACGACGGGGAGCTGCCCTTCTGA
- a CDS encoding 3-oxoacyl-[acyl-carrier-protein] synthase 3 — MNGLSILGTGRSLPDHIVTNDDLARRVETSNDWIVSRTGIRERRFAQGETLTQLAVAAARRAMERAGVGPQDIGLCLMATVTPDWITPSQACLLHQELGLPEDCPAFDLSAGCTGFLYAMETAAAMLPRMARPCALLVGGELLSRITDMDDRSTCILFGDGAGAAVVKSTEGAPWHALLGTRGNREALWAAGPGNHPAYLHMNGQEVFQFALKTVPELARSLLDKAGMDRDQIDWYVLHQANHRILEGVAKRMKVPMERFYENIGRYGNTSAATIPIALDEMAEQELLRPGQWIMCLGFGAGLTWGGAMFRW; from the coding sequence ATGAACGGACTGAGCATTTTGGGCACTGGCCGCAGCCTGCCCGACCATATCGTGACCAACGACGACCTGGCCCGGCGGGTGGAGACCAGCAACGACTGGATCGTCAGCCGCACCGGCATCCGGGAGCGGCGCTTCGCCCAGGGGGAGACCCTGACCCAGCTGGCCGTAGCCGCCGCCCGGCGGGCCATGGAGCGGGCGGGGGTCGGCCCCCAGGACATCGGTCTGTGCCTGATGGCCACTGTCACGCCGGACTGGATCACCCCCTCCCAGGCGTGCCTGCTCCACCAGGAGCTGGGCCTGCCGGAGGACTGTCCCGCTTTTGACCTGAGCGCCGGCTGCACCGGCTTCCTCTACGCCATGGAGACCGCGGCGGCCATGCTGCCCCGGATGGCCCGGCCCTGCGCTCTGCTGGTGGGCGGCGAGCTGCTCAGCCGCATTACCGATATGGATGACCGCTCCACCTGCATCCTCTTCGGAGACGGAGCGGGTGCCGCAGTGGTCAAAAGCACGGAGGGGGCCCCCTGGCACGCCCTGCTGGGCACCCGGGGCAACCGGGAGGCCCTGTGGGCGGCGGGCCCGGGCAACCACCCGGCCTACCTCCACATGAACGGCCAGGAAGTCTTTCAATTTGCCCTCAAGACTGTCCCGGAGCTGGCCCGGTCCCTGCTGGACAAGGCCGGGATGGACAGGGACCAGATCGACTGGTATGTGCTCCACCAGGCCAACCACCGCATCCTGGAGGGGGTGGCTAAGCGGATGAAGGTCCCCATGGAGCGGTTCTATGAGAACATCGGCCGGTACGGCAACACCTCGGCCGCCACCATCCCCATTGCGCTGGACGAGATGGCGGAGCAGGAGCTGCTGCGGCCGGGACAGTGGATCATGTGCCTGGGCTTCGGCGCCGGGCTGACCTGGGGCGGGGCAATGTTCCGGTGGTGA
- a CDS encoding 30S ribosomal protein S6 produces the protein MAKINANYEALYILDPALGEEEITALVEKFKGVVEANGTVSEIDQWGKRRLAYPINDLNEGYYVLMTFNAAAAIPHELDRLFRINDSVMRSLIVCKDQ, from the coding sequence ATGGCAAAAATCAACGCGAACTACGAGGCGCTCTACATCCTGGACCCCGCCCTGGGCGAGGAGGAGATCACCGCTCTGGTGGAGAAGTTCAAGGGTGTGGTGGAGGCCAACGGGACCGTCTCTGAGATCGATCAGTGGGGCAAGCGCCGTCTGGCTTATCCCATCAACGACCTGAACGAGGGCTACTACGTCCTGATGACTTTCAATGCCGCCGCCGCCATTCCCCACGAGCTGGACCGTCTGTTCCGGATCAACGACAGCGTGATGCGTTCCCTGATCGTCTGCAAGGACCAGTGA
- a CDS encoding acetyl-CoA carboxylase biotin carboxylase, with translation MFRRVLIANRGEIAVRIIRACRELEIETVAVYSVADRDALHVQLATRAVCIGPARAAESYLNQAAILTAAVETGCDAVHPGYGFLSENPDFADLCAKCGLKFIGPSGDVIRQMGSKAAAKALMRRSGVPVVPGSEGAVDLEEARRVADEVDYPVLVKASAGGGGRGMRRVDRPEDLPALFQAAQSEAVACFGNGELYVEKLILHPRHIEFQILADSQGNVIHLGERDCSIQRKNQKLIEESPSRALTPRLREEMGQAAVRAARAAHYESAGTIEFVLDEDGRFYFIEMNTRIQVEHPVTEFVTGLDLVREQLRIAAGLPLSVGQEEVRLSGCAMECRINAEDPREGFRPSPGRVEFLHLPGGPGVRVDTALFGGYQMPPYYDSLCAKVVVWAPTRLEAVRRMRRALEELMIQGMVTTAELCHLILYQPDFVKGQYHTGFLEENLETLMAWDCGTEG, from the coding sequence ATGTTCCGGAGGGTTTTGATCGCCAACCGGGGCGAGATCGCGGTGCGGATCATCCGGGCCTGCCGGGAGCTGGAGATCGAGACAGTGGCGGTGTACTCCGTCGCCGACCGGGACGCCCTCCATGTCCAGTTGGCCACCCGGGCGGTGTGCATCGGTCCGGCCCGGGCAGCGGAAAGCTATCTGAACCAGGCCGCCATCCTGACGGCGGCGGTAGAGACAGGCTGTGACGCTGTCCATCCCGGATACGGCTTCCTCTCTGAAAATCCGGACTTTGCCGACCTGTGCGCCAAGTGCGGGCTGAAGTTTATCGGTCCCTCCGGCGACGTGATTCGGCAGATGGGGAGCAAGGCGGCGGCCAAGGCGCTGATGCGCCGCTCCGGCGTGCCCGTGGTCCCGGGCTCCGAGGGGGCTGTGGACCTGGAGGAGGCCCGCCGGGTGGCGGACGAGGTGGACTACCCCGTGCTGGTGAAGGCCTCTGCCGGCGGCGGAGGCCGCGGGATGCGCCGGGTGGACCGGCCGGAGGACCTGCCGGCCCTGTTCCAGGCCGCCCAGTCTGAGGCAGTGGCCTGCTTCGGCAACGGGGAGCTGTATGTGGAGAAGCTGATCCTCCACCCCCGCCACATCGAGTTTCAGATCCTGGCCGACTCCCAGGGCAATGTGATCCATCTGGGGGAGCGGGACTGCTCCATCCAGCGGAAGAATCAGAAGCTGATCGAGGAGTCCCCCTCCCGGGCCCTCACCCCCCGGCTGCGGGAGGAGATGGGCCAGGCCGCCGTCCGGGCGGCCCGGGCCGCCCATTACGAGAGCGCGGGTACCATCGAATTCGTGCTGGATGAGGATGGGCGGTTCTACTTTATTGAGATGAATACCCGCATCCAGGTGGAGCACCCGGTGACCGAGTTCGTCACGGGGCTGGACCTGGTGCGGGAACAGCTGCGCATCGCGGCGGGCCTGCCCCTGAGCGTGGGGCAGGAGGAGGTCCGGCTGTCCGGCTGTGCCATGGAGTGCCGCATCAACGCGGAGGACCCCAGGGAGGGCTTTCGGCCCAGCCCGGGACGGGTGGAATTCCTTCATCTCCCCGGCGGGCCCGGGGTTCGGGTGGACACTGCCCTGTTCGGCGGCTACCAGATGCCGCCCTACTATGACTCCCTGTGCGCCAAGGTGGTGGTGTGGGCCCCCACCCGGCTGGAGGCGGTGCGCCGGATGCGCCGGGCGCTGGAGGAGCTGATGATCCAGGGGATGGTGACCACTGCAGAACTGTGCCATCTGATCCTCTATCAGCCCGACTTTGTAAAGGGGCAGTACCACACGGGATTCTTGGAAGAAAATCTGGAGACCCTGATGGCCTGGGACTGCGGGACGGAGGGGTGA